The following is a genomic window from Ictalurus furcatus strain D&B chromosome 14, Billie_1.0, whole genome shotgun sequence.
AAGAGAGTGTGCAGCACATGGAGGACCTGCCAACTGAGACTCACAGGTTGTTTGCTGATCAAATGAATATACATGAGAATAGTCTTGCATTAAGCAATGTAACAACAAGTTAAATATTTACGCATTTTATGTTAGAAAAATTTGTCAAAATTTAGTTAAAAACGTTCTCTTGCccttcttatttttctatacagaataaaaatattgtattgaAAAATTCTGAAAAAGGTTTTAGTTTTAGAGTAACAATTAATCctataatactactactaatagtaatcataatcataaactttatttatataacacatTTATTACTCATAAAATGAGCTAATGCACTTTACAGtgttaagtttaaaaaataaaatagtactaTATGCATAATACGAatgcaagagagagacaaaaacaaaaataataatgtaaaatataaaaatgtataataacaaaaaaagtgtaaatattaTAGAATGTTATCTTTAATAATCTGTGAGAATTGtaatatttcacacaaaaaacataaaaactatGGCAATGACAAAAATCCTGTATTTTCAtaatattgtattgttttttatttttaaactgattagaattttaacccccccccacacacacacacgctaaatCCATTTTAATGATAATTTCCCAACACTTTTTCAGCGATAAACTAGAAAGTAGCGActtctttattttaaagtacACTAAAATGCCTACAGATGTGTAGtgcgaaggtcacatgacctcctgtatttacacttttttttgtaactatttatgttaataaaataaatatatgtactaatgtatatatgacagtatttaaaatatcttaatacACATTGATCAACACAGCTGAAATAGTTTCTATAAcggataattattattattttttgtttaggATCAGTAAGGCATTTTTAAGGGACATCTGCAAGCGGAACAAGCTGTACCGGACCCCCAGCTTAAACGACATGCTGCCTCTCCACTATAAAGGTGAGAAGAGTTATTTCTCAGCCCTGCAGCTGTGTAGTGCACAGAAATTAAACTGTGCTCATGGTGTGTGACAGGTATCAGCATAATCGAGGGTCTGGAGGAGTACACCGGCCTGCGCTGTCTCTATCTCCAGGGCAATGCGATACGGAAACTTGAGAACCTGCAGAACCAGACGGAATTGCGATGTCTTTTCATCCACCAGAACCTCATCCACACACTCGAGAACCTGGAGCCGCTCACCAAACTCAACACACTCAATGTGTCAAACAATTACATCAGGGTCATCCAGAACATCTGTgagtgcacatgcacacacacaaactcacactttctgaccaatcaagcTTGAGAACCAACTGCACCTTGCTATTCTCTACAtaagcattttatttgaaattgattttttaaaatttttttacccTACTCTTGTTTTTCAGCCTGCCTGAGCGAGCTGTCCACGTTCCAGATTTCAAATAATCTACTGGAGAGTGTGAGCGATTTGCAGGAGCTGTGTCACTGCCCCTCCATCAGAGTTCTGGACCTGTCAAATAACTGCCTCAATGACCCAGAAATCCTCACTGTACTGGAGAAGATGCCCAatctggtacacacacacacacacacacacacacacacacatacacacacactcactcatgtACACGTACATTACCTAAGCTAAAGAATGCTGACTTAAATTGGAATTAATTACACCTATATGTTTCAGAGCGTGTTAAACCTGATGGGTAATGATGTCGTCAGGAAAATTCCTGACTACAGGAAGTCGCTAATCCTTCGTCTGAAGCAGTTGCAGTGCCTGGACGACCATCCCGTGTTTCCTAAGGAGAGGTGAGTACTGATGGCGTTGtgaaataaagtgttaataGTGATTAAATAAGGAAAACATCACCAAGGAATTTATTTTCTGCTTGCTCTCATATCCTAATGTGACTCTAAAtgagtgttttattaaaatgtaacttCAATATAAAAGCCTTAAATATAGACAGCACAAGTATTgatgtagtttaaaaaaagctgGTATGAAACGTGTAAACGTATGAAGTGTAAAAAAATGAGTTTCGTTACGTATCTGCGCAGGGCCTTTGCAGAGGCTTGGGCCGTGGGAGGTATGGAAGGAGAACGTAAGGAAAGAGAtttatggcaaacaagagaaaGGAGGAAGATTGAGGAGAGTCTGGATGCCTTGAGACTCCttgaagaaaacacactggagcGAAGACGAGCTcgagagcagcagcagcaggaggagaaTGGTATGCACCGCTACAAATAAATTCCTCACGTATTTCCTTTTACATCCTTTTTCATTCTTGTTTCTAATCATATTACAGTCAGTGTTTCAGGAACGTCCGAGACTGTAGAAGGTCAGAACGTGTCCGGTGAAGACCTCGAGCAGACCGAGcaagagcaggaggaggaggaagaggaggaggaggaggaggaggacatcCAGGTCGCAATAAAAGTAACATCAGGGAGGAATGAGAAGAGCCGTTTCATCTGAAACTCCATCTGCATTACACTCATGCACCAAAGAAACTCCTTTTAAAATTGCGGCAAAAATCTTTCCACATTTTCTACTGTTAGAACCTGGAACCAAAATGGACGTCGAATGTTTTAGCTCGCTAAACGAACAGTTCAACatcattagcatgtttttgtccGTAGCTGAGTTCATGCCTGTGAgtttttttgctctgttttgccacctagtggaataacagagactAGCACTTCGTTTCCAAAACGCGGGTTTCAATTAGACAATTCAAATTCATTAAAGCGGGTCAGATCAGAACCTTTATCAGGCCGGTATCCGATCCGAACCGTTCGCTTTCTCATGTAGCTCTGCCTTAACATTAATCTCCATCAGCAAGAACCTCAACGCATCACTTGTTTGTTTCATAATCATGTCCACATGCTTATAATTTAGTTTTCTTCTACTCAGGATGTCCCTGATCTGGACGATCTGGATGCCGTCGACATGGAAACAGTGCCGAAGGAACAAATCCTGATTGAGGAGCTGAACTGATGATGTTTATTCAATAAAGTGTTTAATGAGagatatttaattatattgtattgtatttgtgtagaaattaaaataagtaaatattctCTTATGACAAATCACCATGAATCGCATGAAATACActgtgtttgaaaaaaaataaaacacaatcttCAGCTTAAAGGAATCTACTGACTGAAGCgcaaaatgaattaataaaacaattctAAATCATATACATTTTCACCTGCGTTTAGAATGTGTCATTTTAAATATGAGACATTGTGACGTCTCCTAAATAAACCAAATCAGTACACGGACTGCGCAGGCCAGGAGCAAGCACACAGAATACAGGGCGTGGTCACCGCTCACTTTCAGAGACTCCTGATTGGTCTGATCAATAGGGGGCGGGGTCTGAGGAGATGCCAAGGTGCGGCCGGaacaaaatcataaaagttcCCTGAGAACTGCATCCTCCGAGACTCCCGGAGCTCTGCCGCGGCAATTGGACAGCAAACTGCTCACACACTGCTCGAAGACGTCCCAGGATCTGCcggaagcacacacacacacacacacacacacatgagtcCGAGTCACGAATATGTGTCACAGTAAATCATTCTCTTGAGAGCAAAATCAATCCCAAAAACAAGGCATAAGATCTTGCTGTTGTATGTTCTCTACAGAATAATGACATAATGGTGGAGAAAGGGGTGGAGCTAAAgtgaatatattataatatgtaTGAAAGTAGAACAGCTAATAAATAGAGATGGGACAATCCTTAAATTTACAAGACAAAACCTGCTGAATCAGGCCAAGAAGTTGTGTAAGGTAGCAATTTCTTAGAAAAGTAAATGATAGAAGACATTATAAAAATATTACTTGCTGCATTAAATGTGCAGTAGGCTAACAAAGTTAGCTCATTTTGACCATGCTTTTCGAAGTGGAGGTGGGCCTGACTGCAGTGTTAAATTCAAGTTCATTTTTTGTCACGTATAACATGCAAGGTGTACAATCATAAGGGAATGTAAGATTTTCAGTAATAATGTGTTTACAGTTACCTATATTACATTAGCTCACAATAATTAAGCCACTTTAGCCAACATTATAAATGTTCAGATGATGAATACTGTTGCCAGATTGGTTGTTTTCCAGTGCAGTAATTGTTCAAATCCTCgcaaaattatataataatattatctaTAATAAACGATACAAATGAATTCATTACAACAATATTATTGTGGCTCACCACGATTTTTCAATATGACATAAATAATTCAAGTGCTCTTTCAGAGGCTATATATGACGCTACGTTATAAAGTGCAATtgtaaaattaattattttccatttctgtCCTTTGccttaaaataacaaaattccACCTGCCCAAGCCCATTTAAGACAACACAGTGCAACCCAAAACCAACCAAATGGGTGGAATACAACCACTCTGGCAACACTGACGAAGAGAATACTGGTGTAAAATGTAAGGTGttcaattcacacacacacacacacacacacacgaaaggcACTTTTAAGAGCCACACCCGTCTTGTTAAACTGTCTGTGCTGCAGTGTACTTGTTAGTCTCTCtgtagcgctctctctctctctctccctccctctcactttTAGTCTCTGTTTACAtctatatttgttttatatgtcCATCTCTTTGCTGTGAGTcctactgtctgtctgtgtttctgccCATCACCATGAATGATTCAGACCTCCAAGAACAGCTTATGGTAACTTGATTGTTCATCAAGAGCTCAATGATGAGCTCCAAAGTCTTGATGACCTTCTTTGTGAGCTGCAGGAAGAGGAGGCAGTAGCACCAGTGAAGACACCTGAGCCGAGGCTGCattggagaaagagagacgttCATGGCAATATTGTCTATGCAAGGCCAAGATCTCATCCTTCCCCAAagtgttgccacaaagtttgaagcacacaattgaataggatgtctttgtaagctgtagcattacaatttcccttcagtggaagtCCCTTCCAAATGTTACAGGCCCCAAAGTCTGCCACATCTGCAATGCTTCAAGTTACACACAAGTTACACAAGTTACTATCCAACACtgtacaaatataaaatgaatcaatgtGTTCAACCCGGTGTTTGGGTAGGAAAAAATAACCATGCATTTTAGAGCGTTAAGAGTTTTTTCAGGACATATCCAGCACCACGACATTGTAATGACAAACCTTTATCTATGGTTATAACGGTTTTGCTTTTACATTACAGTTGTTTTACGGTTTCCTCATCAGCAGCTGTACAGTGATGATTAGTCTGAGCTGAACAGTTGAGACAGACGTTTCATAATCGTGACAAACAAAATTCACGTGTACAGCTTTAACCAAGTGGTGCTCATTCCAGAGCCAAATAGGTGGAGATTGATGTCTGGCTCCACCTCACTGGACTTCTAGCTCCACCCATTTGTCTCTGCAGCACATGTAGCACCACTTGGAAAGATAGCGGACAGTCAGAGACAATCCGATGTAATGGCAGTATGTAAAGCTTTAACGATAAACTGAACTTTGAGACATGTGTGAAATGTTTCCATAGCATCAAAAAATGAGaacctaaatataaataatttgtgGTTCAGTGAAGCATTTAAAATTTTGTCTCAGCTAATGTTAACACTATCTATTATAACCAGTTCATACTATTGGCATTAAATGAGATAGCTAGCATCCATCCCATCCCCTACCATAACAGTGGGCTTGAAAAACCCTACACATGTGGTCATTGCCTTCGGCAACTTTTAGCAAGTAgtctcagtgtgtgtattatgataagtatatatacagtgggggaaattagtattggacgtgtcaacatgtttttcagtaaatatatatccAATTAGGTtactcacatgaaattttcaccagacatcagtattaactcaggaaatctgcaaatataaagaatacacaacattaaagtctataaatgaagttatgtgtaattaagtggaatgacacaggaaggATGCAAATTCggaattcgatggagtaggacacgaagttggaggctcctgctgatttcaatTAAAATAGTAATTAATTTGCACTTTTctgtcatacaatatattttgacttattctactctgtttccttgtttgcaattttaactttgtggtacgttaaaatgtctggaaagaacacgaaaactcgtggtagcattcagacacgactgaggccaagtgtgcgtgTCGTGAGGCTCCTTCTCCCCCTGTATCCGCgtcgccgagcggtgaccctgacttcaccgcactcaggcttgagttgctgactctactgaggaaggacatcaccggtatttttaaaaaggagctccaggagctCCAGAAGATTCTTGGGGAAGcactgtctactatccagcttgacctgcaggctgtgaagacacagctggctagtgataaagttgctaccgaggctaccatatcaacactgaaaggtactgttggggaaatggagcacgctctctccggttgcaccgatgacatagttcacatgaagactactatTGAGTCTCTCAGTTTGActgtgactcaattagagaataaatgtgaggatttggagtcgaggtcacggcgcaataacgttaggatagtgggagttccagagggcacagacacatgtacaactgctgctgtagcgacCTTGTTAAAAgaagcgtttggtctggagaaggagccggttttggaccgctCCCaacggacccttcagccgaagcccaagcctggtgaacgaccacgagctattgtgtgcagattctaCTATCATAGTGACTgggttgacattttacgccgtgcgatagcggattaaagtgaggggtttgaccatctccgttttccctgactacacagccaagacagcccgggtgtcatgtatcaagaaactctggactccacttctcatcagccactgcactgcactagctgtcacatgaccacctgcacctgactcacatttggttaatgagcactcgtgtgtatatatagtccttgtctgcactgtttgcatgtctttcgttgtcctagactcttgttgtttgtgtctcggtgttttgtgtcatgccacagtgttattccaagttgtcttagtgtctttgtttcatagtacatttgtttcaataaatgccattatctgcacttgcttctggctcaacctcgatacgtgacacCGGGACGAGGTTTGGTGTCAACTTcctggtattgagggcgctcgctatggaatacttcacccagctcggcttcgcattacatataacggtgttcagaaggactttatttcagcggaggaagcaggagactatgttaaactcttgatatcggggtgaactgcatcacctacacagcggagtctttttcgctcttctattattattttttttgcactcggccttccagttCTTcagaattcggatttttattgaagatattgtcattgcattactccacctagattttgtggacttactcctcttaaaatgtacttctgtattaatgtgcttctctgttttgatggtctgaccgggttagagtttctgtttaattttattagtgttatctcctcggctttacgtgctacactgttatattatttgttacaagtctttaaaaggtaaggacattatatttattattgtgggcagactgtttatcagtcttggtaattttgttggttagttcagcttactctccgagttgttttcacattgtggacaacattcggtttttgtaggatacactgctgtctcatttgtttatggagactttgggtgtgtgggtgtttggaggattgtgagaataagcagaacatgccaatgctttgaaggatgtgaattggtacagagtaatgttatttcattgcgaatctgttttttgAGGATTtcaacctaacatggtgaacaaattatattatagaattcaggcaattttactggggttatctcatacagtgtagcaagtaataatctggaaagacctttgtaatattacagtctaaaactgtatttaaactggatttaaagagaagcaaattagtaaatgaatcacatgtaaatgaatcatacgtaaatgaatcacatgaatatgaatcacttgaatatgaatcacatgaaaatgaatctcatgaaaatgaatctcatgaaaatgaatcacatgtaaatgaatcacatgtaaatgaatcacatgtaaatgaataaataaattaaagacaaaagaatgacacaggaaaaaagtattgaacatgctaagaaaaaatAGTTCTTCaatgaaccagctgaaatccataagtaattatacctcctatctgtgcaaattaatataagttgggttagtaaattgatggtctagaaaaaggcttttcattaccaaggtgtcacacaagaaacatctcatgatgggtaatgtcacgatctcccctgcaGATGGTGTGGCGGCATGCGTGTGCACGAACCAGAGCGAGCACACGCTTGTGGATTACGTAAGAACTATGgggactttgtttacaatggacacgtgcgtttgttttggtttctgttctgtctcctccttgtttagtcattggttgtttttcgagggtgtgtattaattgttaccagctgtcagctGCTCAATCATGCTCAatctcaccctgcaagactccattactaaagaagaggcatgtcgaagcttgtttaaagtttgctacaactcatttggacaagcctatgaaatacagggagtgtagtctggtcagacgacaGCAAAATTTTATGTTTTGGTTGTCATActcacaccatgtttggagaagaaatggcactgcacatcaccttaaaaacactataccaacagtgaagtttggtgGTAGgaacatcatggtgtggggctgtttttcatcgcatggtactggcagacttcatataattgaaggaacattGAATGGAGCTctttcttgagaagaatctgttgCCATcgaccaggatgatgaagatgagacatgggtggaccttccagcaggacaacgatccaaagcatacagcaaaggaaactctcaattggtttgagagaaaaaaatcaaggcattacaatggcccagtcagtcacctaacttgaatccaattaaacaagatTTAATGACAatgtgtttagaagaatgggccaaaattacacctgaatactgtggcccattaatttcttcatacagaaagtgtcttgaagc
Proteins encoded in this region:
- the LOC128618639 gene encoding dynein axonemal assembly factor 1-like isoform X3 — translated: MGSLLHTVEVEKSELKDQVEILRGTVHVMGNLLHAVEVEKSDLKDQVEILHGTVQDMGSQLHVVEVEKSELKDQVEILRGTVQDMRSLLHAVEVEKSDLKDQVETLRGIVQHRRSQLHAVELEKSDLKDQVEILRGTVQDMGSQLHVVEVEKSELKDQVETLHGTVQEMRSLLHAVEVEKSELKDQVETLRGTVQHMGNLLHVVEVEKSQLKDQVETLRGTVQVMENLLTEIHRECDKLMNELQVMNDEMKKRLIRTEELLKVSLPEAEEKHQKAEETIAQLEVEKPDLTNQVESRQESVQHMEDLPTETHRISKAFLRDICKRNKLYRTPSLNDMLPLHYKGISIIEGLEEYTGLRCLYLQGNAIRKLENLQNQTELRCLFIHQNLIHTLENLEPLTKLNTLNVSNNYIRVIQNISCLSELSTFQISNNLLESVSDLQELCHCPSIRVLDLSNNCLNDPEILTVLEKMPNLSVLNLMGNDVVRKIPDYRKSLILRLKQLQCLDDHPVFPKERAFAEAWAVGGMEGERKERDLWQTRERRKIEESLDALRLLEENTLERRRAREQQQQEENVSVSGTSETVEGQNVSGEDLEQTEQEQEEEEEEEEEEEDIQVAIKDVPDLDDLDAVDMETVPKEQILIEELN